ATGGAAGCTAATTACACGGAGTGGAAATAAACAAAGATAAACTATATGATATGCCCATTTAATCGGGACAACTTGATTATTAATAACTAGACCAAAAATGAAGGAATTAGAAAAATGTATCAGAATCTTATGATTAATATGTAAGAATAAAACTCCCATATGTGGTCAACACTAAACACAATATCTTTAAAACTCTAGTTTTAGTCGCATAGGATATTCATATCATGAGGAATAAAGATAACTAGTTGGAGAAAACTCTTAGTTGCTCCAAGTTATTCGGCGAATCTCAAGTGGTTGTTACCTATCTCAAAATTATCGTGATGGGTAAGGATTGGAGATAACTATATAGGAGGTGAGTCTCTCTTCTCATCAAACATGCTACGAGTATCCAGTTTACGGCAGATttgaaagagaagagaagactCAATTCTTAATCATAATCGTTGGTTCTTATACTTCTTTAACATCGCAACTAACTCATCAAGCTCTCGGTCAGGTATGCTGCTTATTCTTTACTTGTTTCAATTCATGATTTTAATCTATGACTAGATCTTTATGTTTCTGTTGTTTCAAATAAGATTTTATGTATACAAAAATTTcgtatcacaaaattggttaaaaagatcaaaattaacaatTACTGAGTGAAaaagatatgtaaaatttgatactgtttaaatggataaaattttaaaaacagccaggatgtaaacagtttcatcctgcccattttcaaatatttttcttatttttaatttacatcaggatgcaaccagtttcatcctcgctcttttctaAGTTTAAGCCAgtatgaatccagtttcattcttgctatgtttttgtgtccatttcacccatactaatttttactcatccatttaaaccgtgtttttaaaatatttggacaaatgacccattttctgatTTCATATATACTAGACATGTTCTTTTGTTTGATTAAAAAATTCAAGTCATTTGTGCACCAAATGTTCAAATTTCAACCTACAGAACTTGTGTCCTTTTACGTGTAAATTGTTAATGATAATAATCCATTGGGACCAATCCACAAAAATAATAGATTGCAAGTCGAGCTGTTCTAATTGAAAAGAGAAACCAGTATGGATTCATGGTCCGATGTTCTTTGGAATCTCGATCCGACACTGAGAATGAATGATACCAACTAGTCCTAAAGGTTCTACTACCCCAGTTTCATTCATTAACATGCAAGCTAACTATACTGACTGGAAATAAACAAACATAAACTATATGATATGCCCATTTAATTGTAACAACTTGATTACCCAATAACTAGACCAAAAGTGAAGGAATTAGAATCTTATAACTAAAATTCCAGCAATGGAAAGCGAAGGTAACTTGGatggatatttttttatttatagtagaacctccatatattaataacctctacATATTAATAGAAATCGATGGTCCCAATTTGGACTAGTGAGATATAGTAATAACCTTTCCAGTTTAATATTAATGATTTTTTACAGTTCCGCCTTAAAGAATTTCCCTCCAAATAGTAATAATCAATATTATTTTAAAAAACATATATCTAGTTACATTAAATTTATGATTAAACAATATACTTATATATAGTTGTCAGACAAAAAGAAGTAATTTTTTGGATTACTACAACTTTAACTTGCGGATGCGTAATATCTCATCAACATAGACAGCTCCTGgttgaagccaaaatatttccaactTGTCAAGCATGTTTAAAGCTTCTTGGAACTAcaaattccaagatatatacatgcACTTGTATATTAGAACTATAAAAATGTATATACATGGCAGTGACTAAACGTATCCCACATTTAGACTAAATACAACCCACAATTAAAAGTTGAAATATTTATAAACCCAACTTACGTGAGTAATTGAAACTCACCTTTAACCTCTCTTCTACTTCCTTTAAAAGTTAGGGTTCATCTATCTGATTTCTATTTCACGGATATGAATATGAACATCAAAACATGAACTATTTAGGAACatttagttagttaattagtATGTATTCTTAATTTCTTTCTAATTATACTGGTTTTGATATCAATATGTCCTGATTAAAACGTTTAATCCTTGCTATAGTTTTTAGTTGTATGCGTGCCTTCATGATCATGGTTCTACATATTACTGGAACATAATGAAAATAGTCCAATTCGAAACCAGAACAAGTTTGGGTTATTAGGGGATAACTAATCAGAGAGCTATATATGTTTGATCACCCTTAACTAACCAATTTTTTTTGGAGTGCTAGAATTTTAATTCGCAGAGACCGGTGGTGGTAGTGGTCATAACAATGGTGATTTTGATGGTGTAGGTTGTGGTCATTATTTTATTGGTAGTGTACCTAATGTTCACCATTAATGGTGAAGAGTTAGATTCAGAGAGACGATTATAAAGCGGGTTTTGGCTACCCACAgaaatttggtttgcaaatatttATACTTCTAACCGTAGGTTGTATTTAATTTTGTTGAGGGTTGTATTTGGTTACTGCCATATACATCATCTAAATACGACTACAATTACATTGAATTTAAATTTTACATTTTCTATGGTTACCTCTCTATATTAATAACCtccctatattaataattttgtggatTCCCAAAAGTATTAATATAGAGAGGTTCTACTGTAATCAGTTTTAAGCGGTAATGAATTTAGAGCTGATGTTCAAACTCAGGTCACTGATATCATCAACAAATGACTTTACCGTTGTTCTACATTTATATCGGCAAGTCATAGGCACCATTTCACAGAGCAAAAGCTTTGAAGGGATTAGATATGTATCAGCCGGAGATGTTTCACTACTAATAATACTCGGCTATATAGTTCAATGTAAAGGAACGAGAGAAAGGAAACCTTGAGACTCTTTGACATGATCTCCATTTTACTTGGAATGCTTTTGGAGGATTCTTTTTGCCAAACCAAAATGCTTGAACTCCAACCAATACAGACATAGTAATTTCTTTGAACAATACTGTCTCCATACATACCTGTATTTGGTATCACAGTAACTCATCTTAATATCCTAGTACATGAACAGAATGCAATCCAGATTGCAGGAATCACTTCCCAAAAGGTACAATATCTGCCATTAAGATCATGATAGACAATTTTCTCAAACAATAACAAAGGCATTACTTATTCAGTCATTCCACTTACTAATGGCTCCTGAAGTCTTTTTACATATACATTTATACAAATTATCTCAAAAGTGATCTTATTATTCATTGTTTTAAATACACGTtgagatttattattttttgtcccCTTCTGCCTTCAAACTGACTCCGCCATTGAATACATTGCTAACATTTTGGCGGTATGTCCCTCTCTTTTTATCTCAAAGCCAAATGACCTAACATAAACGCTTATACTGGCGAAATTATATAATATGGAAGAGAAAACCTTGGAAAACATGTATTCATACAGTACTGTATGGTGCTTGTTGATCCTCTAATCTTTTGGGCTCGCTTTCGGCTTCCTCGATTTTCTCATGTGTTTCATTATCACCCACTTTATTCATCATCTTGTATTCTCCATagaaataggaagagaaaccccAAAGACATAATGCCAATGCCATTCCCTTTAATCCCGTAAACTTCTCATGGAAAAATATGACCGCTGCAACTTCTGTGAACGGAACAAGAACGGATACGTATATACCGTTGAAAAGAGCATTTGTGTACAAAATTAGGCCTACGAGTCCAATTCCTGATAATTGCCATGTCAATGCAGTCAAGCATATTATCATATAATACTTGCTTTTCCCAAGCTCGAACATGTCTGCTTCTCTGGGTATAGCCTGTCGAACAAATCAATTTTCATATTTATTAGACTCTTCgaagaaaaacaaatttgatACAAACTTCATCAGAGAATAAGGAAAATCAAAAAGGTTGTAAGCCTCCTATAACAGTTACGTACCTGAAAATCCTTATTTATTAGCATCCCAATGACGTTGAGGCAGGTTCCAAACAGACAAAGAATGACTTGAAACTGTAACAAAGTTGGATAAGTAATATTTCTGGTGGCTTTAATGAAAGAAAGCTCAACAAAAGGCGTCCCGAGGCCAGTTAGAGCAGCAGCAGCTAACGTCATAAGAAACCCTATTAAGTACTGAGTTTTTGATACCCCAATTGGTCTATCACCATTGGTATTAATACCCAATAAGATCGATCCTAGTGTCATTACAATCACTGCATTTATAATAAATGCTGTAAATTTTTGTTTCACAATTAACCATGCAAAAATTGCTGTGAAACACAGTTGAGTTGCAAAGAGAATTGTCGAAGTTGATACTGGAAGATAAGATAAACCCAATGCGTACATGAAATTAGAAACACCAAACACGATTCCAACTATGGCACTCCAAAGAAACAACTTTGGTTCCATAAAAAAGGAAGAACTTTGATCGTTGTTTTGTGTTGACAATTTCGGTTTAATGTAGAGAAAAATGAGAGGAAATATGAGAACTGGGAAACCAGCAGTTTGCAGAAAACTACTAAGCCATTTACGACTACCACCATGAAGATAGTACAGTCTCATTAAGAGAGGACCACCTATAACACCACAAAAAACTAAGGCGCAGTTAATAATGATCAGCAGCCAGTTTCTGGTTTTGATTGGTTTTTGAGTATGGGTTCCTGAATTGCCATTCTGATTTGGTCCCAGGATATCTAGTGTTTCGATGATCATTGTGGAAGTAGGCACTTGAAATGATGATCGATTAGAGAGAGATGGAAAGATTTAAAGAGAAAGTTGTGAAGGAGTACAAGGTGAAGGTGTTTCTTATATAATGGATGATGACCAACAGAGTTGTCCTAACCTTTGATGCTCCTTGCATCGCTGTTGTGTAAAAAGCTTCGTGAATCTAACAGTCTAATATATCTATAGAGAGAGTTACACTCGAGGATATGATGAAATGTATTGCAATATAAAGGTGTTCTCTTCTGCTTGATATCAAAGTTTATGGTGACTGTTAGGTCatctatcatgattgagaaaAGTGGAAAACAACCCCCACCCCCCTAGTTTTCGGACATATTTCTTCCCGTTTCTTGTTTGAAGTTTAAAAAGATAcacgcaaaaaaagaaaaagaaaaaaaaaagtatttgtcCAAATGAAATTTTCTATCGAAGCATTAAAAATTGTTTTTATTCTCTCCCATTTTCACTCCTGGCTCCCCTTTGGCTCGTTGTCGTGGAACTATTCCATGAAGTTATATATGTTTGCGTTTGACTACGATAATAAGATTCTACTGTATTGAAGCTCTATATTGATCTAGACTAGTTGTTTTAAACAATTCCAAGCTAGGGCCAATCAGtacaccaaatattcaaattttcaaatgggAGGCAGTTTTGGACGGTCCATCCATTATGTTGGTAAACGTTATACTCTTTCTTTCTGCAAAAAGAGTTAATatgatttttttccattttagttaAAATAGGCGAAATAAAAAAGTGATATAAACTCTTTTGCAGAAATGGGAGTGGGTTGCTTATAAGCCGAACTAAATCAAAGCAGCCACCTATTTAGATTCATGGTCCATTATTCTTATTGAAAAAAGGGAATGAGGATGCCCAAAATAATATCCGAAAACAATCTTTAACCTCAtgtaccatgttaaagtctgcgggcatccaactcaaaatcaattggcaatgagtggagcgacCCTTCCATATTATACTATTATGGCGATGTGGGGctatttgtcctttcacacgCCCCTCACGTGTGAGTCCAGTCACTGGGcctcacacgtggacctacgtacgagTTACCAGTCCATCGGTAACAGGTGTTCACAGGTGAGTGACTAAATCAGGGATAACACCTCGGCCAGTATCGGCACTGGCCTACACCTCGGGTGTACAAGTGACAAAATCGGTTAAACAGTACTTCGGCCAGTAACTCGGTCTACATCCGGCGTACGCAGGTCTGGGTCTGGGGCTTAGgtatgataccatgttaaagtctacgggcattcaactcaaaaccaattgacaatccttCCATATTATACTATtatagcgatgtgggactatttgtcctttcacaATACCCATTGAAATATGATTGACATTTCGATTCCGTAACTTGGATGCCCTGTAGCCCTAGCGGTATGTCATGGTGCCCAAGTTCACAAAGCTAAAACTCTTAAGGATATAGAGCAGTCGGGTCCGGCCCTGATGTCTATGACTTATCATGTTGTCGGCAGCAACATCCCGTGTTTCATCTCCTTGCTCGAGTTGTGGTTGTGGTTTTCTGAAGAAAAGACCCTTTTGCATATATGGAATTCCAAGATGTATTAGATCCGAGGAATTTAGATCAATGCGTTTATAACTATTAGAATTTTTATCAATGTAACTCGCTGGTTGGACTTCGGTTGTAGAGACACGACGAACATTGGGTAAACACATTATCTGATTTCTAACATCTTGTGCTTACTGTGATTGCACACTAAAACACCTCCAGTATTTGCATCTTATATAGTACCAGACATAACCTTTTTTTTATGGTGTTCTCCCCGTTCCAGCTATTTTTTATATAATACATAAAATTGAAAATACATCCTGTGCTTACTGTCAAGtactttttatttggtgtggtagtgcttttttatttttattttcaagttTATGTACTCGATTAAAATTGATTGGTTTAggtggttttttctttttattttcaattctATGTGCCTATTAAAATTGATTGGTTTCCTTATTACgcctatttaattattttttagttttattttattattattttttaatctcCTTAATTTAGTGGGAAACAAATAGCTTCATGATTTAATATTGGTTTTAATTCGAAAGGAAAAATCTAATTATATTAGGAAACTTTACCTTGTCCCAGCATAATTCGAACCATCCAAAATAATAAACTTTCACAACGGACCCTTACCGCATGATGGCCAAAATCAAGAGTCGTTGTCCCAAAACATTTTATCACTAAACCAGACGTATCCATTGTTTTTCTCTTCTTCCAACTtccaaggaaatggaattttgatACAGAGCAAAGCATAAAGCCATATTTCATGGCACACTGAGCTTCTTCCAAAGAAATAACCTTAAAAGCCCAGAAAATCAAATGTATTTAATACACTTTTGGTCGTATACTAAATAAAACTGATTCACAAAgataaacaacaaaaataattatATAGGTGAGAGGCTTACCGTCACTCAAAGGGCGATATTTAGTCCTCCAACAATGTCAACATAATCCTGAAAACAATCATGAATATACTCCCTAGCCGACTGGCATAAATGTATACGGTTTTGGTGCAAACTGCAAAATCAATAGGAGCCTCATTGTTATCTGTGGTGTCCCCAACAGTACGATGTATCAAATGGCATGTTACCATCTCTTTGGTCACGCTGAGTTTGTGTAGCATTTCCTGTGCCTTTATTAAGTTTTgccttcttttgttttgttcgAAATCCAAGTGAAAGTCGGCATGCGCAGATAGTGTTGTTGTCCTAGTAGATCTCCACGATACAAAGGCCGCGTTTGCTCACTCATTGGCATTACAAAACAGTTTCACTGGAAATAATTGTGATCGTCCATAACTACTCCAGATATGCTATATTCATCATTTTTCTTACCTTTAT
This portion of the Papaver somniferum cultivar HN1 chromosome 11, ASM357369v1, whole genome shotgun sequence genome encodes:
- the LOC113320199 gene encoding purine permease 3-like; its protein translation is MIIETLDILGPNQNGNSGTHTQKPIKTRNWLLIIINCALVFCGVIGGPLLMRLYYLHGGSRKWLSSFLQTAGFPVLIFPLIFLYIKPKLSTQNNDQSSSFFMEPKLFLWSAIVGIVFGVSNFMYALGLSYLPVSTSTILFATQLCFTAIFAWLIVKQKFTAFIINAVIVMTLGSILLGINTNGDRPIGVSKTQYLIGFLMTLAAAALTGLGTPFVELSFIKATRNITYPTLLQFQVILCLFGTCLNVIGMLINKDFQAIPREADMFELGKSKYYMIICLTALTWQLSGIGLVGLILYTNALFNGIYVSVLVPFTEVAAVIFFHEKFTGLKGMALALCLWGFSSYFYGEYKMMNKVGDNETHEKIEEAESEPKRLEDQQAPYSTV